Within Amycolatopsis sp. FDAARGOS 1241, the genomic segment TCCGGACGTCGGGGTACGAAAGAGCTTATGGGGCACGCACCGGTCGTGGGGGCCGGAATCGGCGAATCGACCCCGCCGGTTCAGCCCTTCAGGCCCGACTCGGTGACGCCGCGCACGAGGTAGCGCTGCAGGAACGCGAACAGCAGCACGATCGGCAGGATCGACAGGGCGGCGGCGAGGAAGAGCAGGTTCAGCTGCGGGTTCTGCGACGTCAGCAGGCCCGACAGCGCCACCTGCACCGTCCACGAGTCCGGCGACTGGGCGATGATCAGCGGCCACAGGAACGCGTTCCAGCTGCCGATCACGGAGATCACCGCGATCGCGGCGAAGAAGCCGCGCGAGTTGGGCACGACGATCCGGCGGAACACCCCCCACCGGGAGAGCCCGTCGACGCGGCCGGCTTCCTCCAGTTCGCGCGGGAAGTCCAGGAAGTACTGGCGGAACAGGAACACGCTGAACGCGCTGAACAGCCCCGGGATC encodes:
- a CDS encoding carbohydrate ABC transporter permease; this encodes MAAVLFLLPFYLLLRNGLASRAEITAPDWTLWPKIVHWENFTRLFSLEDVPFARSLLNSAIVATLQTAGLLVVCSLAGYGLARIPYRHSKAVFYAVLATLMIPTSVTFVPSFVVVSTLGWLSDFRGLVIPGLFSAFSVFLFRQYFLDFPRELEEAGRVDGLSRWGVFRRIVVPNSRGFFAAIAVISVIGSWNAFLWPLIIAQSPDSWTVQVALSGLLTSQNPQLNLLFLAAALSILPIVLLFAFLQRYLVRGVTESGLKG